The following coding sequences are from one Haliotis asinina isolate JCU_RB_2024 chromosome 3, JCU_Hal_asi_v2, whole genome shotgun sequence window:
- the LOC137279059 gene encoding isonocardicin synthase-like, protein MTSEEDRYDGIYKFVQCVAARKIFLEARQTLASGNWDSSISLFGKARKLSTDYPEDVNTVDLILKEMERYQESRIPDEVSPVDTINLADVDKRPISRLDEENSTLPQGIFFLNVSEGGSVMRLVGRKFISENWIANKIPELFCSIIRAEMILGVYADMRVTEGGYTMLYRPFSSSEKLRAFKDIVLNNCADVELVFPFPLLKKDTKREFGSPPEGWSIDDAFDVMLSHGEEHIRQFTVTYLSTLKLKSPRLYDPACSTGVFLSTMKTAFPNCYTIGQDQQMADLSRQRVDEVHCGNALEPKIKSGSADVVFVRFLNSQVVRSAEAESLLLALLPTVRDGGYMMVFGHTPVLLSSSNFAILESFTLLQNIGATKDKTGIFQYYILRKD, encoded by the coding sequence ATGACAAGTGAGGAGGATCGGTATGATGGGATCTACAAGTTCGTTCAGTGTGTTGCTGCCAGGAAGATCTTCCTTGAGGCAAGGCAAACATTGGCAAGTGGCAATTGGGACTCGAGTATTTCACTCTTTGGAAAGGCGAGAAAACTATCTACAGACTACCCTGAAGATGTGAATACCGTCGATCTTATTTTGAAGGAAATGGAACGATATCAAGAGTCCAGAATACCAGATGAGGTATCTCCAGTTGACACCATCAACTTGGCAGATGTGGATAAACGACCCATATCCAGATTGGATGAAGAGAACTCCACACTTCCTCAGGGGATTTTTTTCCTGAATGTTTCTGAAGGTGGGTCTGTCATGAGGCTGGTCGGAAGGAAATTCATATCGGAGAACTGGATTGCCAACAAAATACCAGAACTGTTTTGCAGCATTATTCGAGCGGAAATGATCCTTGGTGTGTATGCTGACATGAGAGTGACAGAAGGTGGGTACACGATGTTGTACCGACCATTCTCCAGCAGCGAGAAATTGCGAGCTTTCAAAGACATTGTCCTCAACAACTGTGCTGACGTGGAACTCGTGTTCCCATTCCCCCTTCTGAAAAAGGACACAAAAAGAGAGTTCGGATCGCCTCCGGAGGGATGGTCAATAGATGATGCATTTGATGTGATGTTAAGTCATGGTGAAGAGCACATCCGGCAGTTCACAGTCACATATCTCTCCACCCTGAAGTTAAAGAGTCCACGGTTGTATGACCCGGCCTGTTCGACTGGTGTGTTTTTGTCAACGATGAAGACCGCTTTCCCCAATTGTTACACGATTGGTCAAGATCAGCAGATGGCAGACTTGAGCAGACAGAGAGTGGATGAAGTGCATTGTGGGAATGCTTTGGAGCCAAAAATAAAAAGTGGAAGTGCTGATGTTGTATTTGTTCGCTTCCTTAACAGCCAAGTAGTTCGGTCTGCTGAAGCTGAATCTCTGTTGTTGGCTCTGTTACCCACGGTCCGAGATGGGGGATACATGATGGTGTTTGGGCATACCCCTGTCTTGCTGTCGTCTTCCAATTTCGCCATCTTGGAGAGTTTCACACTTCTCCAAAACATCGGAGCTACCAAGGACAAGACGGGAATCTTCCAGTATTATATTTTGCGCAAGGATTGA